One Oncorhynchus gorbuscha isolate QuinsamMale2020 ecotype Even-year unplaced genomic scaffold, OgorEven_v1.0 Un_scaffold_1666, whole genome shotgun sequence DNA window includes the following coding sequences:
- the LOC124023645 gene encoding uncharacterized protein LOC124023645, translated as MATGRPPSCTGTWSGCRVATAVSESSSIHSDALFDPGPDTPDLGLVRDISLDSTGPGLDISLDSTGPGLGQNISLGSTGPGLGISLDSTGPGLGQNISLDSTGPGLGQNISLGSTGPDLGLVRDISLDSTGPGLGQNISLGSTGPGLDRKISLGSTGPGLDRNISLASTGPGLGQNISLGSTGPGLGQNIPLGSTGPGLSRDIDSLQERTHTVWT; from the coding sequence gaaCATGGAGTGGCTGCAGGGTGGCCACAGCTGTCAGCGAGTCATCGTCCATACACAGTGATGCCCTGTTCGACCCGGGGCCTGATACTCCTGATCTGGGTCTGGTTCGGGACATCTCTCTGGACTCTACAGGTCCTGGTCTGGACATCTCTCTGGACTCTACAGGTCCTGGTCTGGGTCAGAACATCTCTCTGGGCTCTACAGGTCCTGGTCTGGGCATCTCTCTGGACTCTACAGGTCCTGGTCTGGGCCAGAACATCTCTCTGGACTCTACAGGTCCTGGTCTGGGTCAGAACATCTCTCTGGGCTCTACAGGTCCTGATCTGGGACTGGTTCGGGACATCTCTCTGGACTCTACAGGTCCTGGTCTGGGTCAGAACATCTCTCTGGGCTCTACAGGTCCTGGTCTGGACCGGAAGATCTCTCTGGGCTCTACAGGTCCTGGTCTGGACCGGAACATCTCTCTGGCCTCTACAGGTCCTGGTCTGGGTCAGAACATCTCTCTGGGCTCTACAGGTCCTGGTCTGGGTCAGAACATCCCTCTGGGCTCTACAGGTCCTGGTCTGAGTCGGGACATAGACTCCCTACAGGAGCGGACACATACAGTATGGACATGA